Below is a genomic region from Ictalurus punctatus breed USDA103 chromosome 12, Coco_2.0, whole genome shotgun sequence.
GTGACGTAAAACGTTCTATCGAATAGCAGACGAGCGCGTTCAAGACGCCCAATCAGCGCAGGGCGGCGTTATGGCTTAAAAAGGCCGCGTTCGAGCGCGccgtttattctgtttttctatcCGTGAAGTGCAGAGCTCGACGCTAtggcaagaaccaagcagaccgCCCGAAAGTCTACCGGTGGCAAGGCGCCAAGGAAGCAGCTCGCCACTAAGGCTGCTCGCAAGAGTGCGCCGGCTACCGGCGGCGTGAAGAAGCCTCACCGTTACAGGCCCGGCACCGTGGCTCTGAGGGAGATCCGCCGTTATCAGAAGTCTACTGAGCTGCTCATCCGCAAGCTGCCCTTCCAGCGCCTGGTGAGAGAAATCGCTCAGGACTTCAAAACCGACTTGCGTTTCCAGAGCTCGGCCGTCATGGCCCTGCAGGAGGCGAGCGAGGCATACCTGGTCGGTCTGTTCGAGGACACCAATCTGTGCGCTATCCacgccaagagagtgaccatcatgcccaaggatattcagctggcccgccgtattcgcggagaacgcgcttaaaccacaactccgtctaatatacacaaaggctcttttaagagccacttccTCGTCTCGGaaaacagcaaattttctttcttgggcagtttaagtattagaacgtggtacagagagaaggaacagtaataataatgtgtgtttatatcgagatatatatttatttgtgtgtgtaaatgaagtaCACGGCTTTATTTTTATCAACATTAGAAAggttggttatttattttgcattttcatgatAAATATAGTCCTATGAGTATTACGTAATGTTTGGTTTTTTATAGAtgagccgttaattgtggttatgtccgaacaatacaatgcacagtaatgagctgtgtctgtaaaatagctcaaacctaccttctgtttcgggcggcgttgtgctggatggagcttgactgcccccgtgtgtccaaactcgggaacggcaattttcTAGAAGCGGATTTCTGGGCAAGATGTCGAAGAAACGAACGGAAAAGTGACCACGGCCATTATACGACCAGATGAAGAAACAATGCCAAAAAAGATAGGAAGTGAACGAAGAAAGAGCATGCCACGGTGGGATGAGAGCTGTACTGTagcaattaaaaatagaaataaagcttttaggAAACTCGAAGCTCACCGTACACTGGAAACTTTGATTAACTATAAAATGGCGCATGCAGTAGGTAAGAAAACAATCAGATCAGCCAAACGTGTATATTGGAGACAATTCTGCAATAAAATTGGAAGAGAAACCCAGCTATCGGACATATGGAGAGCAATTAGGAAAATGAGTGGAATAAGAAACTGTGTAAATACCAGTGTTAAATAGcaacaataaaaatgcaattagcaatgcagaaaaaaacagaacttttgGTAAAAACTTTTGTGAAGCTCCACATTACTGAAAACCTATCCTCAACAGCCAAGCAGTGTAGAGAGCAGACACTTGCCCAAAATCCAGGGATAGTAGAAAGAAGGACTTGCCATTTACTCTGAGTTCAAAAGAGTTATATCAAACGCACGGCAAATGACATCAGGGAAATACAGTACATGCTATAGCATGTTAGGCCACATGACATCACGCTTGATGTAGTATTAAGACTGTTCAATATGGTATGGAATACAGGAAAAATCCCACTGACACGGAAACGGTTCCAATACTCAAACCCAGCAAATACAGTCAGATCCGTCAAGTTACAGACCCACAGTGTTAACGTCACAGGGAAAACTACAGAGAGGATGATAACAGATAGATTAGATCACTATATAGAAAGTAAACTTCTTCTCTCaccgtatcagtcaggatttcgtaaagagagggggagaatgGTAGAATCCATTTTATGCCTAGAGCCAGAAGTTAGGAAAGCTCAGACTAACAAAGAAAGTGTATTTTTCAATGTCGAAAAGATGTACGATACCGTTGGGAGGGATGGACTTCTTATTAAACTTGACGAATTAGGAATAAACGGAAAGATATATATAATTGGGTATTAGGTGCAGAGTACTCAAATAGATATGCAGCGGAAAATTTTACCCCACAAGGCAGTGTATGTAGCccaatactgtttaatattatgattaaagACATTTGATCAGGTCGGAGAAAATATAGGTAAGTCGCTTTATGCAGCTGACGAGGTTAGGGGTCAGGATATAGAATAATCATGTatgtaagaaagaaaatgcaacatGCAATAGGGAAAGTAGAACAGTGGGCAAATGAATAGGGTTTTAaactatcaatttcaaaatcacaaGGTATATGTTTTTCTAAACGTCATAAAACAGCACCATTGAAACTGTACAGGCAAGATCTTGAACAGGTCAAGGCTGTGAGATTTTTAGGAGAGCTTTTTGATGAGAAGTTTACCTGGTGTCAGCATATTGATAAAATtaagaacaaatgtaaaaagattaCTATTGTTCTGAGACCGGGGAGCAAGTAGGGCATCGCTCATAAATATCTATCAGGCTCTTACAAGAGTTGTCTTTGATTACGGTCGCCTAATGTatcttaaaaatcttaaaaagcttgaCGTGGAACAGGCGCAAGAACTCTGGATCTGTACTAGAGCATTTAAATCATCACCAGTGACTGCGTTACAGGTCGAGACAGGAGAGATGCTGTGATTTATATTGGATAAATCTATGAGGGCATAGCAGGGTGTACCCCAAGAATGCTCAGAGTTTTAAAGGACTAACTTCTTTAAGAGTTTGGGATGGGTAAGAAATGTAAAGGCACAAAATGCAGGCCTCAGCCAGCTACAAGAAAGCCCCATTGAGGTGAACTGTACCACCCTGGACATTCATAAAACCATCTGTAGatacaagattacaacaaatattaaaagaggAATCTAAAATAGCACCACTGTGGataatacttaaaaaatatatggacCGTTATCAGGATAAATGACTTGTATATACAGATGGCTCAAGACTGGCCACACCGGTGTGGCTTTGTTCATTCCTCGTGAAGTAGCAGTCAAAAAAAGAGCGACCGATCATTTATCAGTACACCGTAGAACTATCAGGAGTCCTACTGTCACTGCAGCGGtcggaaaaaaaataatcagcactAAGATGTCGCTATAGCTTCTGACAGTCTATCTGCACTATCAAATATACAATCTGGGAAAACATCATGTAGACAAGACATTGgttaacaaatattttatctGCTTCTCATACTCCATGGTAGGGAGCTGAatgtttccttcttttgggttcctgcacatgtaggggtggaagaaaatgaaactgtggatatactggcaaaaagatcgataaagcatgaaacagttgatatacaagtaccattaagtagagcagatgttaaaaccattataaagggaCACATAAAATACGGCAGGAATACCGGGACATATGTATGAGGCAAGGCAGGAACCAaaaggaagagatgataattaTGTGTCTTAGAATAGTTCATGCTGGCTTAAATCTAACATTACACAGAATAGGAAAACACccccactggactctgcacacactgcaatACACAAGAGACggtaaaacacattctgttagactgcaaaagaTATCAGGAGGAGagaactgagctagagatgTGAATTGGAATGCAAAACATGACACTAAAGaacttgctggggaaaaaacatctgggaaaatgcacTGTCCCCTAATAAACTATCTAAAAAACACTGGGATAAGTGAAAGACTGTAGTAATTTAGTATGAACATCTAGTATTCAGGAACTCAGAACTgaggtgcaggttttcattctgaccaagcagaagccacacccgagtctattgaaagtcaagatcgaCCGATTAAACAGGTGGAGTCGGGTGTGAGTACTTTCCGATACTATAGatcactctatctagcgtgtagcggagtgttgactccaagctttcagtcgcctgatcaagttctgtgtgatctgacggtgatccaaatctaattgatgtttctgcgaggttatttatgaagctcggtgcagtagctgatgtgtaggtacgttttatgcggtagcgaggcgaggtggaaatattatgatcaataagtattatgaacgagataagataatggtctgagacaacttcagactgcggaaaaatgataatattttctatacttagtccgtatgttagtatgaggtcaagagtgtgaccaccattatgagtaggcccgattgcgttctgattaatccctactgaatctaagatggacacaaccgctaatcttagagggtcttcagggttatcaaaatgaatattaaagtctccgacgattaatgctttatctacagacacaaccaggtttgagacaaagtctgcaaattcactaagaaattcagtatatggccctgggggtctgtaaataataattagaggaatttacttattttttgtggctacataacttatactggtataaagaatttcaaaagaattaaatttatgcttaggtttttgtgtgacgactagatttttactgtggatgagtccaacacctcctcctctaccagttgaacgaggctgatgtacataactgtatccaggaggactggcttcatttaatgctatgtactctggtttaatccaagtttctgttaaacacattaaattacattcctgatcagtaatgatgtcgttaacaataagagccttagacgcaagagatctaatgtttaatagtcctagcctcagatcaaaagtgctggctgtgcattcaatatgatttaattttatgttaattaggttacgaagatagactttccgagattttctatatatttgcatagctcggggaacagacacagtctctatagtatgtattacctttgccggatttttagttgaacattgattatactgaatgttgttattattggaagatgtacttacggtaagcagtcacttggagtgtagcgccttggaaatgttgtctgaaagcagttccgctccaaggctgctggggtgcaggccatcaggacgaaacaacctaggacgctcccagaacagattccagttattgacaaacaccagattctgctcattacaccaagagactaaccaatcatttaatgctagaagtctactgaacttttctgctccacgtgtgtatgtgggaagaggtccagagacgatgatcttcacggtgggtgatctgcctcgtgaTCTGGGTGATCTGAGAGGATGATCTTCacgtgggtgatctgcctctcaatcaggctggagaagtccctcttcagaacctccgtctgccgcagcctggtgtcgttcgtccccgcgtgcagcacaaccgctccaatgcgctcgtccttcttcaggatcccggatacctgcgccgcgacatcaaggacacaagcaccagaaaaacagtgtgtgcgcaccttacctttagatgaggctacacggacgttccgcacaatggagtccccgacgatcacagcattgggtctggtctggcggagaggggcgaagcggttcctggttggaatctcgatcagcggaggtggagagggtccagcccgcgccttccgccgctggttcacccaaggcccgaggtgtgttggcgccggcgtgacggagaccacggctgggaaagtcctaggtgcacggtccctgcacagagaaacacacggcgtagaggggctgggagtggaaataccacactgtgtgcttaccttggatatgtgggcagaggcacaagatgtttccagcgcagttccagttccagccgcaccatgtgaagctcgagcgagtcctcatctgcactcaaaaccggagagacagcagattttttttttttaaacagaacagcggtaagtgagaaatgtgaaacgtaaacaaggctagcggtaggtgatgctagcgggctacgggctacaagctagtcgcagatgttttgtaaaaaaaaaacaaaaaaacaaaatacagatcaaatttgcgacagcgcaacgttacgattgttttatctaaagtagtgtcagttatatttgtataacgtaaggtaaataattttaaagtatagagattagaagaaattaatgtaatagcgttagctcgaagggtgctgcttcctcagtgaatattattattattattattattattattattattattattattaggactgcaactaacaattattttcataatcgattagttggccaataatttttttgattaatcggatggggtggagcgaactttcagcaccatttgtttttgtttatttaaaataaaagtccacaaactgagtgtaacaaatataaactacttcacagtaaaactttacacaactgtttgtacaaaacaaaacagaaaagaacccaacacacacacatacacacacacacacacacacacacacacacacacacacacacacacacaccagaatatatatattattaatttaagacTATAGTTTAGttcggtgctttttgtttttttttttacccaaaaaCTGATCACAGCATTGTTGCACTGAATTATTTAtagtaaaaacactgattaCACCTGTGACAAGTGCATATATTGCATAAAATGTCAACTGAGAGGCATTCGACTTTGGACAAGATGTAAGGGGGAAGAAGTCggagtgtatttaaaaaaataaataaaataaaaacaatttctttAGATTTGTCAGTGTATTTTGTGAAATGATGTGGAATTGTGCTGACGTTCCTGAGTGAGTGTAAAATGCAGACAATACGAATGCGTTGTGATTTCATGTAAACTtaaaaactttcatttaaaactggaatgtgtgtgttcgtgttcgAGTCCCTGACCCAGAAGCCCAGAGAAGGACGGATCAGGGAAAGAGGTCAGGAGAAAGAGGTCCGACCTCCTCACCGAtgagacacactgagatttttcacacacacacacacacatacacacatccacatCTGTGAAGGTTGTGTAACAGGAAGTCACACTGTTTCATAGTTACACAGCTTCTGATTATGTGTATAAAAGCTTGTTTCTAAAATAAACGCTTAACAAATTTAACAGGTTTAAGCCGAGTACTTGATGTGACGTCTGACCtgtcatggaaattagacaacattcgcagactcgtcctctgaaggtaaaaacgtttattacagaaagatggttaatacaggatagaataaagcagaatagaatagattaatgagagtgctctgaagcgcttgtattaaaccactactatatatatgaaactcagagcatgacatcattctgtgtatcgataagaagcagtttgaggcagttcaaacaggctttgtttcacGATCTTAgaagatgtttagacgaaccttgaacagaagaacatgtttgtgtctctgtaagcagatacacattctgtactgatctcagtgacatcacatggccttctgagtcgttatcctcacatgagaatgaaatagaacaagaacaaaactatttcaaagtagaaatgaataatttccctcacattcCCCCTTTTATCATTATAAAATATGataactaaaattaacagagaaattacAATGCTGTAAAtacatcagaacttcagaatcctttcacGGTTCAACTGAATTCATCATGAAACAGACATAATGAAGGCGCTAAGGCTGTTTTTGCTGATATAAAGTATCCTGTCGTCAAGCAAGCTCATTTCAGGGTGAAATGAGAATCGTCCTGGTCAAAGGAAAATTTACAATAGGTGTGAAGTGGAGGTCAATGGGTCGTCATAGTTAGTGTCACTGGCAGAATCTGTGTCCCAGTCAGGTTTAAGATACATGTCAGGTTGGTCATCATAGGGATCGTAATCAGTCTTTGTCAACATCAGCGTTTGGTCAttagtagggatgcaccgaaatgaaaattcttggccgaaggccaaactgaacacgttttttccatttattttgcaatttttttcaccactgcatgaattaaatagtcaaaatgtgctttttactattttttcttgcttttcaaagaaaaaaatcaattacaaaaactacaatttcaaaatatttatttaacactgtacatttttttcattccagcaggcacaggctaccaacaaggcacaatataactttaaataaataaatgagtaaaataaaaatagcctatgttagtcctataactgactgctgaaagaatggaacactccgtagcctacaacaaaaaagttctATTGGGTTCTCTAGGGTTGAtgatattggggatatataccgctcgcgtccctgtatactgtagatatagtatagttggatatgttgttaatgttatgttccttgatagatttagttagtttaaactatagattagttcatttagtccccgctggtttttccactcccagtccatagtactagttcatgtttcttgttttgaccctgttttctgtgaccgtgaCTTTGAttccctttgcctgtcttgactacgttttttggattacgatttggatttgtctgcctgcccctaaataaatacgtctctacctgcttccgtactctactcccttctGTCTCGCGACGTGACCGGTCAATTTCAAAACATCAGTCAAACATCCGTTAACGTTGATCTTCGATtttttatacagtgttttaATCATGTTAATAAACTTCTCTGGAAAGCCGTAATGGTCCATTGCGCACCATAAATATTCTCCCGATATTAGATCGAATGCTTTTTTTGGTCCAAGCCCACAATAAAGAAATTTTTATCCGGTGCATTTATAATAAGTTCTCTTGCCATTCCCAAATTATGTCACATGTATCTGCCTTTAATCGCACATGTCTGCTCGATCTCTATTATTTAATTTAGCATGTCATTCATCCGATATACGATTATTTTAGTGATAATTTTATAGTCAAAACTCATTAAACTTAGGGTGAAGTCAGCTAAAATGGGCCATCATGTAAAATGGGTCAGATAAGGTTGGAGCCTCATAGCCTTTTAAGtttttacagccaatcacaataACGGATCTTACATTGTTTCAACAACACTAGTTGACAATAGTTTTGATTGGTCTAAGGTTCTTAAAGTGGGCGGGGCAGAGTGTTATATGAAGCATGTCAGAGAAATTGTATGGTAAGTGATCATGGCAT
It encodes:
- the LOC108272325 gene encoding histone H3; the protein is MARTKQTARKSTGGKAPRKQLATKAARKSAPATGGVKKPHRYRPGTVALREIRRYQKSTELLIRKLPFQRLVREIAQDFKTDLRFQSSAVMALQEASEAYLVGLFEDTNLCAIHAKRVTIMPKDIQLARRIRGERA